A single Musa acuminata AAA Group cultivar baxijiao chromosome BXJ2-1, Cavendish_Baxijiao_AAA, whole genome shotgun sequence DNA region contains:
- the LOC135598332 gene encoding uncharacterized protein LOC135598332, whose protein sequence is MEDESVTGPQGANEAASSSSSPSSSPSQKIEHQTLQPIVEGITYLNSSNATDLALQIPSRGTSSSGGFSRGRSFKNKTPVVDGERSSLLNPVLAEDPDKREGTETAFYANIVSAFSWKRCTSLPNTPAPCLSPSPVNNRAYEQQSSQKPAAQSKVPRSLSVPVRNIVIVRSVSFSVQNEDTSSEPPDDQQGPMTEDNDEEIPEDEAVCRICLIGLNEGGNWLKMECSCKGALRLTHEECAVKWFSLRGNKKCEVCSQEVLNLPVTLLRIQNAAHRDSGQQHPGQSSNLLLTRTWQDVAVLLLISAMCYFFFLEQLLVNDMKLHAVMVAAPFSLTLGLLGSVFSVALARKEYVWAYSAFQFSLVIIFLHLFYSVIQLKAVFAILIASFAGFGISMGINSLFLQFFAWRDRAVQQQMNTNPV, encoded by the exons ATGGAAGACGAATCTGTGACCGGCCCCCAGGGCGCCAATGAAGctgcctcgtcctcctcctccccatCCTCCTCCCCCTCTCAAAAG ATTGAACACCAGACCCTGCAACCAATAGTTGAAGGCATTACTTATCTGAATTCTAGTAATGCAACAGATCTCGCTCTTCAAATACCCTCTAGAGGCACTTCATCTAGTGGAGGTTTTTCTCGTGGGCGAAGCTTCAAAAACAAGACACCTGTAGTTGATGGAGAGAGAAGTTCGCTTCTAAATCCTGTACTTGCTGAAGATCCAGACAAAAGGGAGGGCACTGAAACTGCTTTTTATGCTAATATTGTGTCAGCTTTTTCATGGAAAAGATGCACATCACTTCCTAATACCCCAGCACCCTGTTTATCTCCTTCACCTGTCAATAACAGGGCATATGAACAGCAGAGCTCCCAG AAGCCAGCTGCACAATCTAAAGTTCCAAGATCACTGTCTGTACCTGTACGAAATATTGTTATTGTCAGATCTGTATCTTTCTCTGTTCAAAATGAGGACACGTCTTCAGAGCCTCCTGATG ATCAACAAGGTCCAATGACTGAGGATAATGATGAAGAGATTCCTGAAGACGAAGCAGTTTGCAGGATTTGTCTAATTGGGCTAAATGAAGGTGGAAATTGGCTTAAGATGGAGTGTAGTTGCAAAGGTGCCCTAAGGCTCACACATGAAGAATGTGCTGTGAAGTGGTTCAGCCTGAGAGGCAACAAGAAATGTGAAGTCTGCAGCCAAGAGGTTCTCAATTTGCCAGTAACTTTGTTACGTATTCAGAATGCTGCTCATAGGGACAGTGGTCAGCAACATCCTGGACAGAGCTCAAATTTGTTGTTAACCAG GACGTGGCAGGATGTGGCTGTGCTGTTGCTTATCAGCGCAATGTGTTACTTCTTCTTCCTTGAGCAGCTACTG GTTAATGACATGAAATTGCATGCCGTTATGGTTGCTGCACCATTTTCACTGACTCTGGGTCTCTTAGGATCAGTGTTTTCAGTGGCATTAG CACGCAAGGAGTATGTTTGGGCTTATTCAGCTTTTCAATTCTCGCTTGTCATTATATTTCTTCATCTATTCTATTCTGTG ATTCAATTGAAAGCAGTTTTTGCAATCCTGATTGCATCGTTTGCTGGATTTGGTATTTCTATGGGAATTAATTCGTTGTTTCTTCAGTTCTTTGCATGGAGAGATCGGGCTGTCCAACAACAAATGAACACTAACCCAGTGTAG
- the LOC135598333 gene encoding uncharacterized protein LOC135598333 isoform X1: MGKSEDEQPTPSHQAALQEAAAENAGARCPSCRLIGRIARPRCVASLILSLALLLSVVFWLPPFVRRYEGSGRPDKDPRFTADIVASFKLQKPVALLSSNIGKLQVDIFEEIGVPDSSVAIIYLEPLSGLNWTNVVFGVWPYPKSSTLSSTGLSILRASFMSLVIRQSSLHLTSSLFGNSSFFEVLKFPGGITIIPFQKAFLLQKVQMLFNFTLNFPIYQVQDRIDELEVQMKAGLLLNLNENLYIKLTNMNGSTVAPPTIVQTSIVLAVGNRQPSLPRWKELAQTIRNSSAGNLGLNHTLFGRVKQIRLSSFAQHSFNSGGDTASPSPAPQPKPDHHPHHRHHSHHHYKHHFPMHHAPGPASDTHDHRASAPSGCRYGFSSRPKNIGYVTPAAAPADAPKLSAAAPAAVKGHSTRPVSSPHHFGVPLNAPQHLHAPRAHEKSPVPAPNIKSASPLPAVSFTHQQPPSESMTDNKPPDGTTSISPAPYTSSASGRCFVHLVFALLPYALLSLW; encoded by the exons ATGGGGAAATCCGAGGACGAGCAGCCGACGCCTTCGCATCAGGCGGCCCTTCAGGAGGCAGCCGCGGAGAATGCCGGCGCCCGGTGCCCGAGCTGCCGGTTGATCGGGCGAATCGCGAGGCCGCGATGCGTCGCGTCGCTCATACTCAGCCTCGCCCTGCTGCTGTCGGTGGTATTCTGGTTGCCTCCGTTTGTGAGGCGGTACGAGGGCTCCGGGCGCCCCGATAAGGACCCGCGATTCACAG CTGATATTGTTGCGAGCTTCAAATTGCAAAAGCCAGTTGCTTTGCTAAGTTCCAATATTGGAAAACTTCAAGTTGACATTTTTGAAGAAATTGGTGTTCCTGATTCCTCG GTAGCTATAATCTATCTGGAACCTTTGAGTGGATTGAACTGGACAAATGTGGTTTTCGGTGTTTGGCCTTATCCAAAGAGTTCAACTCTATCATCAACTGGGCTAAGCATTCTCCGGGCCTCTTTTATGTCCTTGGTTATACGGCAGTCATCTCTTCACTTGACTTCATCCTTGTTCGGAAACTCATCATTCTTTGAGGTGCTTAAGTTTCCTGGAGGGATCACCATAATACCTTTTCAAAAAGCTTTTCTTTTGCAAAAGGTGCAAATGCTTTTTAATTTCACTTTAAACTTTCCTATCTATCAAGTTCAAGATAGAATCGACGAACTGGAGGTCCAGATGAAGGCTGGATTACTACTCAATTTGAATGAG AATCTCTATATTAAATTGACAAATATGAATGGCTCCACGGTTGCTCCTCCAACAATTGTTCAAACCTCCATTGTACTTGCAGTTGGCAATCGGCAGCCATCTTTGCCGAGGTGGAAGGAGTTGGCTCAAACGATTCGAAATTCTTCTGCAGGAAACCTCGGTCTAAATCACACCTTATTTGGTAGAGTAAAGCAAATACGCTTGTCCTCTTTTGCTCAGCATTCCTTTAATAGTGGAGGTGATACAGCTTCACCAAGTCCAGCTCCTCAACCAAAACCAGACCATCATCCTCATCATCGGCACCACTCCCATCATCACTATAAGCACCATTTTCCTATGCACCATGCTCCTGGTCCTGCTTCTGATACTCATGATCATCGAGCTTCAGCTCCTTCTGGTTGCCGATATGGATTTTCAAGCAGGCCAAAAAACATAGGTTATGTAACTCCTGCTGCTGCACCTGCTGATGCTCCGAAGCTTTCTGCTGCTGCACCAGCAGCAGTTAAGGGGCATTCGACTAGGCCTGTGAGTTCTCCACATCATTTTGGTGTACCATTGAATGCTCCACAGCATTTACATGCTCCTCGTGCTCATGAAAAATCACCAGTTCCAGCTCCAAACATCAAATCGGCGTCTCCTTTGCCTGCTGTTTCTTTTACTCATCAGCAACCTCCTAGCGAGAGCATGACAGATAACAAGCCTCCTGATGGGACTACATCAATTTCACCTGCACCATATACAT CTTCTGCTTCAGGCAGATGTTTCGTCCATTTGGTTTTTGCACTACTTCCGTACGCGTTACTGAGTCTGTGGTGA
- the LOC135598334 gene encoding nascent polypeptide-associated complex subunit alpha-like protein 1, whose product MTAQTQEELLAAHLEQQKIDLDEPVVEDDEDDVDDEDDDDKDDDAEGQADDATGRSKQSRSEKKSRKAMLKLGMKPIPGVTRVTVKKSKNILFVISKPDVFKSPTSDSYVIFGEAKIEDLSSQLQTQAAEQFKAPDLSHVISKPETSAMVQDHEEVDETGVEPKDIELVMTQAGVSRSKAVKALKAAEGDIVTAIMELTN is encoded by the exons ATGACTGCCCAAACGCAAGAGGAACTCCTTGCCGCACATCTTGAGCAGCAGAAGATCGAT CTAGATGAACCTGTAGTCGAGGATGATGaggatgatgttgatgatgaggATGATGATGACAAGGATGATGATGCTGAAG GACAAGCAGATGATGCCACTGGGAGATCAAAGCAAAGCAGAAGTGAAAAAAAGAGCCGTAAAGCCATGCTGAAGCTTGGAATGAAGCCAATTCCTGGTGTTACTCGTGTCACGGTGAAAAAGAGCAAAAAT atattatttgtgatatcGAAGCCAGATGTATTCAAAAGTCCAACCTCAGACTCTTATGTTATATTTGGAGAGGCAAAGATTGAGGACCTGAGCTCACAACTCCAGACTCAGGCTGCAGAACAGTTCAAGGCACCTGATCTGAGCCATGTCATCTCAAAGCCTGAGACTTCTGCAATGGTTCAGGATCATGAAGAAGTCGATGAGACTGGTGTTGAACCAAAGGACATTGAACTGGTCATGACCCAGGCTGGGGTTTCAAGGTCTAAGGCTGTTAAGGCACTCAAAGCTGCAGAAGGTGACATAGTTACTGCAATAATGGAGCTTACTAATTAA
- the LOC135598333 gene encoding uncharacterized protein LOC135598333 isoform X2, giving the protein MGKSEDEQPTPSHQAALQEAAAENAGARCPSCRLIGRIARPRCVASLILSLALLLSVVFWLPPFVRRYEGSGRPDKDPRFTADIVASFKLQKPVALLSSNIGKLQVDIFEEIGVPDSSVAIIYLEPLSGLNWTNVVFGVWPYPKSSTLSSTGLSILRASFMSLVIRQSSLHLTSSLFGNSSFFEVLKFPGGITIIPFQKAFLLQKNLYIKLTNMNGSTVAPPTIVQTSIVLAVGNRQPSLPRWKELAQTIRNSSAGNLGLNHTLFGRVKQIRLSSFAQHSFNSGGDTASPSPAPQPKPDHHPHHRHHSHHHYKHHFPMHHAPGPASDTHDHRASAPSGCRYGFSSRPKNIGYVTPAAAPADAPKLSAAAPAAVKGHSTRPVSSPHHFGVPLNAPQHLHAPRAHEKSPVPAPNIKSASPLPAVSFTHQQPPSESMTDNKPPDGTTSISPAPYTSSASGRCFVHLVFALLPYALLSLW; this is encoded by the exons ATGGGGAAATCCGAGGACGAGCAGCCGACGCCTTCGCATCAGGCGGCCCTTCAGGAGGCAGCCGCGGAGAATGCCGGCGCCCGGTGCCCGAGCTGCCGGTTGATCGGGCGAATCGCGAGGCCGCGATGCGTCGCGTCGCTCATACTCAGCCTCGCCCTGCTGCTGTCGGTGGTATTCTGGTTGCCTCCGTTTGTGAGGCGGTACGAGGGCTCCGGGCGCCCCGATAAGGACCCGCGATTCACAG CTGATATTGTTGCGAGCTTCAAATTGCAAAAGCCAGTTGCTTTGCTAAGTTCCAATATTGGAAAACTTCAAGTTGACATTTTTGAAGAAATTGGTGTTCCTGATTCCTCG GTAGCTATAATCTATCTGGAACCTTTGAGTGGATTGAACTGGACAAATGTGGTTTTCGGTGTTTGGCCTTATCCAAAGAGTTCAACTCTATCATCAACTGGGCTAAGCATTCTCCGGGCCTCTTTTATGTCCTTGGTTATACGGCAGTCATCTCTTCACTTGACTTCATCCTTGTTCGGAAACTCATCATTCTTTGAGGTGCTTAAGTTTCCTGGAGGGATCACCATAATACCTTTTCAAAAAGCTTTTCTTTTGCAAAAG AATCTCTATATTAAATTGACAAATATGAATGGCTCCACGGTTGCTCCTCCAACAATTGTTCAAACCTCCATTGTACTTGCAGTTGGCAATCGGCAGCCATCTTTGCCGAGGTGGAAGGAGTTGGCTCAAACGATTCGAAATTCTTCTGCAGGAAACCTCGGTCTAAATCACACCTTATTTGGTAGAGTAAAGCAAATACGCTTGTCCTCTTTTGCTCAGCATTCCTTTAATAGTGGAGGTGATACAGCTTCACCAAGTCCAGCTCCTCAACCAAAACCAGACCATCATCCTCATCATCGGCACCACTCCCATCATCACTATAAGCACCATTTTCCTATGCACCATGCTCCTGGTCCTGCTTCTGATACTCATGATCATCGAGCTTCAGCTCCTTCTGGTTGCCGATATGGATTTTCAAGCAGGCCAAAAAACATAGGTTATGTAACTCCTGCTGCTGCACCTGCTGATGCTCCGAAGCTTTCTGCTGCTGCACCAGCAGCAGTTAAGGGGCATTCGACTAGGCCTGTGAGTTCTCCACATCATTTTGGTGTACCATTGAATGCTCCACAGCATTTACATGCTCCTCGTGCTCATGAAAAATCACCAGTTCCAGCTCCAAACATCAAATCGGCGTCTCCTTTGCCTGCTGTTTCTTTTACTCATCAGCAACCTCCTAGCGAGAGCATGACAGATAACAAGCCTCCTGATGGGACTACATCAATTTCACCTGCACCATATACAT CTTCTGCTTCAGGCAGATGTTTCGTCCATTTGGTTTTTGCACTACTTCCGTACGCGTTACTGAGTCTGTGGTGA